A DNA window from Comamonas sp. 26 contains the following coding sequences:
- a CDS encoding efflux RND transporter periplasmic adaptor subunit, which produces MNAAISPQSANPAMLLLELGHRARAARSNAELRFLLVNDSRLLVPYRQACLWLDNDGVTALSGVVETDRNTPYAQWLHEVCRFLHAKQSVQLQCIGPTQLPPELASSWNEWLGPYAVWVPLLQDAKTPASCGGLLLSGTQLIEDQRIPLLVEWSHIWLHAYTALQAGQPRLWRKLTVSRVATKNWWRKKPVWIIGGLIALSAVPVHMSVLAPGELVAAQPVVLRAPLDGVIDQVHVQPNQMVSKGERLFGLDEAQISSRLEVAKQALLTAEAEYRQSAQLALGDARSKAQLAALVGRIGEKRAEVQYLSDQRDRSRVLAPEDGMVLFDSPTEWLGKPVQTGERVMRIARPDEVEIEAWVPIGDAIPLTQGSPVKLYLAANPMAALEGRLRYMAYDASAKPDGSYAYRVRASMPFNKDEARIGLKGTAKLQGDWVPLVYWVLRKPWAVLRQFFAW; this is translated from the coding sequence ATGAACGCAGCCATTTCTCCTCAAAGCGCGAACCCGGCAATGCTGCTGCTTGAGCTGGGGCATCGTGCCAGAGCTGCACGCAGTAATGCCGAGCTTCGTTTTTTGTTGGTCAACGATAGCCGTTTACTCGTACCTTACCGTCAAGCATGTTTGTGGCTGGACAACGATGGAGTGACGGCTCTATCCGGAGTGGTCGAAACTGATAGAAATACGCCTTATGCCCAGTGGCTGCATGAGGTGTGCCGATTTCTTCATGCAAAGCAGTCTGTTCAGCTTCAATGCATTGGGCCAACTCAGCTCCCTCCGGAGTTGGCAAGCTCATGGAACGAATGGTTGGGACCCTATGCGGTGTGGGTGCCTCTATTACAAGATGCTAAGACACCTGCTTCCTGCGGCGGACTTCTGCTTTCGGGGACGCAGCTCATTGAAGACCAGCGCATTCCGCTTCTCGTGGAATGGAGTCATATCTGGCTTCATGCCTACACGGCATTGCAAGCAGGCCAGCCCAGATTATGGAGAAAGCTTACGGTATCAAGAGTTGCGACCAAGAACTGGTGGCGAAAGAAGCCTGTCTGGATCATCGGCGGGCTTATCGCGCTTAGTGCTGTCCCAGTGCATATGAGCGTTCTTGCTCCGGGTGAACTGGTGGCGGCTCAGCCTGTAGTGTTGAGAGCGCCTTTGGACGGTGTTATTGATCAGGTCCATGTCCAGCCCAATCAAATGGTAAGTAAAGGTGAACGCTTATTTGGACTTGATGAAGCTCAGATCAGCAGCCGGTTAGAGGTTGCTAAACAAGCTTTGCTGACCGCTGAAGCTGAGTATCGGCAATCTGCCCAATTGGCTTTGGGCGATGCTCGCTCCAAGGCACAGCTGGCAGCGCTTGTAGGGCGCATAGGCGAGAAGCGTGCCGAGGTGCAATATCTGAGTGATCAGCGTGACCGCAGCCGTGTACTGGCACCTGAAGATGGCATGGTTCTGTTCGACTCGCCCACCGAATGGCTTGGCAAACCTGTGCAGACTGGTGAACGGGTGATGCGCATCGCCCGTCCTGACGAGGTAGAAATTGAGGCCTGGGTTCCCATCGGGGATGCCATTCCATTGACCCAAGGTTCTCCAGTCAAACTGTATCTGGCTGCTAACCCTATGGCAGCCCTAGAGGGAAGGCTTCGGTATATGGCATATGACGCCAGCGCCAAGCCGGATGGTAGTTATGCCTACCGAGTGCGAGCCTCTATGCCGTTCAATAAGGATGAGGCTCGTATTGGCCTCAAAGGTACTGCCAAGCTCCAAGGCGATTGGGTGCCGTTGGTCTACTGGGTTCTGCGCAAGCCATGGGCCGTATTGCGCCAGTTCTTTGCTTGGTAA